One Malus domestica chromosome 11, GDT2T_hap1 genomic region harbors:
- the LOC103412641 gene encoding mitochondrial dicarboxylate/tricarboxylate transporter DTC-like → MGDKGTPKSGVWPTIKPFVNGGASGMLATCVIQPIDMIKVRIQLGQGSAAQVTRTMIKEEGVGALYKGLSAGLLRQATYTTARLGSFRILTNKAIEANDGKPLPLYQKALCGLTAGAIGASVGSPADLALIRMQADATLPAAQRRNYTNAFHALYRITADEGVLALWKGAGPTVVRAMALNMGMLASYDQSVEFCKDTLGFGEAATILGASTVSGFFAAACSLPFDYVKTQIQKMQPDAQGKYPYTGSFDCAMKTLKAGGPLKFYTGFPVYCVRIAPHVMMTWIFLNQIQKLEKKVGL, encoded by the exons ATGGGAGACAAAGGTACGCCCAAATCTGGTGTTTGGCCAACCATTAAGCCCTTCGTCAATGGCGGAGCCTCTGGTATGCTTGCTACCTGTGTCATCCAGCCAATCGATATGATCAAG GTGAGAATTCAATTGGGTCAGGGATCAGCTGCCCAGGTCACCAGGACCATGATTAAAGAGGAAGGTGTTGGTGCTTTGTATAAG GGACTCTCTGCTGGACTACTAAGACAAGCTACATATACCACAGCTCGTCTTGGATCATTCAG GATTCTGACAAACAAAGCAATTGAGGCCAATGATGGGAAGCCCCTACCTCTATACCAGAAAGCCTTGTGTGGGCTAACCGCTGGTGCCATTGGAGCATCTGTTGGAAGTCCAGCAGATTTAGCACTCATTCGTATGCAAGCTGATGCTACTTTGCCTGCTGCTCAGCGCCGGAACTACACAAATGCTTTCCATGCTCTCTATCGCATTACTGCAGATGAAGGGGTTTTGGCACTTTGGAAAGGTGCAGGCCCTACTGTAGTTAGAGCGATGGCATTGAACATGGGAATGCTTGCCTCTTATGATCAAAGTGTTGAGTTTTGCAAGGATACCCTTGGATTTGGTGAAGCTGCTACTATCTTGG GTGCCAGTACCGTTTCAGGGTTTTTCGCTGCTGCTTGCAGTTTGCCCTTTGACTATGTGAAAACCCAAATTCAGAAAATGCAGCCTGATGCCCAGGGGAAGTATCCATACACTGGCTCTTTTGATTGTGCCATGAAAACCCTGAAAGCAGGAGGACCATTGAAATTTTACACTGGGTTTCCGGTATATTGTGTTAGAATTGCTCCCCATGTCATG ATGACATGGATTTTCCTCAACCAGATCCAGaagttggaaaagaaagttgGGTTGTAG